DNA from Mucilaginibacter mallensis:
ACGGAAAAAACTGCATTTAATGCAGTTCCTGTTAAAAAACTTTCTATCTTCTGTTGATCGCTCATTCGCTGCATAATATCTCCAGTTGTTTTAGTTTCAAAATAACTAAGCGGAAGTTTCATGAGCTTCATTAAAAAATCAGTGAGAATCGAAATATTAATTCGTGAACTAACATGAAGCAGTATCCATGATCTTATAAAATTAACACTGGTACTGCCAAAAAAAAGCATGACCTGCGCAATTAAAATGAGGTAGACGAAATTAAGATTACGAGTATTGATACCAATGTCCACTAACGATTGGGTAAGAAATGGAGTTATCAATGAAAGCAGCGAACCTACCGTCAGGCCAATTAATAATTGAATAAATAATTTTTTATAAACATAGAAATAGCGGAGGACGGACCACCAATTTGATTTAACCCTTTTTTCTTGATCTTTTTCAAAAAACTCTGGAGTTGTACCTAATAATAAAGATATCCCATCATGGAGCTCTTTATGGCTAAACCAATTTTTTCTAAATTGCTGATAAGATAAAGTGATCAGACCATCTGCGGGATCAGCAATATAAAACCTGTCTTTTTTCACTTTGTAAAGAATAACGAAATGGTTCTGCCGCCAATGAAGAATACAGGGTAATTGCACTTCCTTTAACTGATCAATAGTAAGCTTTACGCCAATTGTTCTGAAGCCAATTTGTTCCGCAGCTTCACTCAAGCCTAATAAATTAACCCCATTCCGTGTAATCTTGCAAATAGTTCTTAATTTTTGTATGGAATAATTCCGCCCGCAATACTTAGCCATCATACGAAGGCAAGTTGGGCCGCAATCCATTTTATCTTGTTGTTTATAGTATGGAAATTTCAATGCTTTATATAATTAACATCCTATATCATTAGGTATTGTTTTTTTGAGAATCCATCTGAAGATTTAATTAAAAAAATTGAACTCTTATATCTCATATGTATTTATTTATAGATGTCCTAAATCTTTTTTTTCAAGTAATAAGGCCCTAAAAATTCAAAAAAAATTACAATTAAAGGTTCAGGAGTTTTGCTTAAAGCATAAGGAATATCCGTAATCTCCATTAGCTAAGATATAAAAAAGTTGTGTCATTATGTTCTTGTCTTTATTCTTTCATTAGAGGAAAGCCACTGGAAGCTCAAATCTAACTTCCAAATAGCTGCACGGTTTAGCCGTCCTTACCAATATCGGGCATATATACCAGTCAAAATATATTTTGCACGATTATACATGTACATTATTAAAGTTGTGTCCTTTTATTTTCTTCAAGCCCTACGCAATACAGCCTTATACTTTCGATATTTAGATTATCAATATCTGTAAAAAAGAAATCAGACTACAATTGGAATATATAACAAACGAATTTATAACATTATTAACGGACTTAATTTTATGCCAGATCATTTTTAGCTACTTTATTTGGTTTTTCATAGGGTTATCTAGTATATTTACCTTATAAGCATTTCTGTCCTAAGCGATAATGCTTTTGTAACCTTAGCCTAATGAAAAAAGATAATATCATAAGTGTTTTGCATTTACTTATTAAGGAGTTGCACATTCCCGTAACTAGTCAAAGCGTAGAAGATGAACTGCAAAAACACCCTGAATTTAACAGTCTATTGGGAATTAGTGATGTATTAAACAACTGGAATGTCCCTAATGTAGCCTACGCACTAAGTTTTGACGAGTTAAGTGATGCAGATATCACCGACCCTTTCATCGCATATTTATCTGAAAAGCAGTTTGCATTGGTGCATAGCTTAGATAGCAAAAAAGCGATTGTATCTGACGAAACCTGGAGCAGATACGTTTTACCTATTGACGAATTTAAGAGAAAATATGCAGGAACTATATTGGTTGCTGAGAAAGATCACGATTCCGGAGAGAGAAATTACGTAGCAAACCGGCAGAAAGAGATAGCGGCAAAACTCCGAATTCCATTTGTTATAACTAGCTGCATAATCTTTACGTTTTTTTTCATTCTTCACAAATCCGATAGATATGATTTTAATGGAGATGTGATTTTTTTGAATGCTATTAAATTGCTTGGTTTAACTACTACAATATTATTACTTATCCAAAGTGTGGATGCTACCAATCCACTAATACAAAAACTCTGTGGTGGTGATGATAATGAAAATTGTAATGCCATATTATCATCAAAGTCTGCTAAAATAACCGATCAGCTAAATTGGTCGGAACTAGGATTCTTTTATTTTTCAGGCACCTGGCTGGCATTATTTTTTATTGGTGATAACAGCGTGATGAGAGTTTTGGCCATCTTAAATTTAATGTGTCTGCCTTATACATTTTATTCGATTTATTACCAGTGGCGGATTGCTAAGCAATGGTGTAAATTTTGCTGTGTTGTACAAGGTTTATTATGGCTCGAATTTGGCGGCTTTCTTCCTTTTTTAATGAATACTATAAAGTTGCCTAGTTTAGCAGAGTGGGCTAATTTGATAATTACAATGATGATTCCTATCATATTATGGATATTTGTCAAACCGTACATAGTATTATCTGGGCAAGTTCAGCCATTGATACTACAGCTGCGAAATTTTAAATATAGCAGCGATCTGTTCAACAAGATGCTCCATAGTGGAGCTAAGTATAGTTTGCCCAAAGAGGAGTATTCGCTGATTATTGGTAATCGACAAGCAGAGCATACAATCACGATGGTTTCAAATCCGTATTGTCAGCCTTGTTCAAAAGCGCACACCGCAATGGAATGGATTCATAGCCGGAATGATGTCAAACTGCAAGTTGTTTTTGTGGTCAATAAAGATGATGATGACAAAAAGGTGGGGGTTGTCACCCGTTTGATGTCACTACAGTCGGAGCAAAATGATTTGTCGTTAAAATTTGCACTTGATGATTGGTATGAAAACAAAAATTACGAAAGCTGGACTAAACGACACCCAGTCAAAAACCTTGCCTCTTATTCAGAAGCGCTACAAAAACAAAGTGAATGGTGTAGCATAGCAGAAGTTGCAGCGACTCCGACAATATTTATTAATGGGCGTAAGCTTCCTGCAAATTATCAACCCGAAGATATAAAATATCTTATTTAGAGTATTTAACAATATGAAGATGCCTGCCTTCGGTAAAACAGGATAGGGAAAGCTGCAACCCAATTAATAGAGGCAAAAAACGCGAGAAAATGAAAAAACTAAAACTAAAACTTGATGGCGTTAAGGAAACGCTGACTAGGGACCAAATGAAGAAAATTTATGGTGGTTATAGCGATTGCGCTGGTTGTTGTTGTGTGCATAGTTGTGGCGGTACCGACTGGGATTGCGGATATTCCATGGCTAAAGCGAAAAGCGACGCAGCCAAGGAGGGTAAATGTTGGTGCTGTGACTCGTGCTCTGCACCGGCTCCTTGTGAATGTTGAAATTAGCGGGGTCATAGGATTTCCTGTGACCCTAAGTTGTTGATTTGTTTAATAGTCTTTATTTAGATACACAAAACGTTCATATGACAGTCATTAATGTAAATTTTATCTATTTATTGTTTTTTATTTTACCGGTCGCGGTAGATGCGCAAAATGTGCAGCAGAAAAGTGCCCGTGTCCCAAGTACTGTAAAAGTCGACGGCCTTTTACAGGAGTGGGGAAGTCTTCAGGCGAATAATAGTTCAAATAGAATACGTTACACAATTAGTAACGACGACGACAATCTTTATCTTGCCATACAATCTTCTGGTGTATGGTGCAATGCTAAAATTGCACATGGAGGTATAACGTTAATTATCAGCCAATCAGTAGATAAAAAGATTAGAGAGAAAGCTGCAACAAACGTTTCTATCACTTTCCCTGTGATTGACAAAGCAACGGCTTCCGGTATAAATGCTAAGCAATATGGATATTTTGATATCGCCGATGAAAAATCAAATGATTCCAAAAAAAAGATGGACTCTTTGTACAATGCTGTTAATCTATTGGTAAATAATTCATTTAAAGAAATAAAAATTATTGGAATAAAGGATATTGACACGCTGGTTTCTGTTTACAATACTTATGGAATTAAAGCTGCTGCACAATTTAGTAAGCAAATGTTATATTGCTATGAATTAGCAATACCATTAAAATATCTGGGGCTTACAATCGATAATCTTGTACCATTTAGTTATAGCATCCGATTAAATGGTCCAACATTTGGAAAGCGCACTTCCACAAGAAAAATATATAATACGGAAGATCCGAATGACGTACCTACGACTGAATTATCACCAAATTTTGATGGAAGCAAGGCAATAAATCCTGAGTCCTTTTATAAAAATTATCCTTCAAGTCTTTGGGCTGAATATACATTGGTAAAAGACAATTCAAACAAATAGTATCTCCATTTATTCTTTAACCTGACGGTGTGCTGGCAGATAAAAAAGCAGACCGTGGTTTTTATCTGTGGTAAAATGGTTTGCTAAATATACGGCTTATGCAAGAATAAGAATACAATCCAATGGATTTATAGCAACACGGGTTCAATATACAGACATTTGAAATCTTAATAATGATCCGTTGAATACTTAATTCGCCAAATTCGATTAATGGATAAAGCTACCATCACCTCTCCTATGCATTTCTTTGCCATTTCGTGTTGGTGTGCCACCCCATTTTTGTAAGTTCAGAATCAATCCAAAAAGAAAATATCTACTTAGAGAGTTCGATGTGGTATTGATTACCTGTTGCGGAGTCACAATTTGCTGGACAAAATCATTTTGATGCAATAGGTCAAAGACACTAAATGTTAAAGTTAAGTTCTTTTTTGCCAAAAATTTGCTTTGTAATCCAGCATTAATTACTAACGGGTTAGTGTTATAACCTGCTATTCCACTAATGTAGTTTTTGGAAATATTACAGTTGAATTGAAAGGTGCTTAAAAAATAAACTCTAGCGTCAATAACAAATGAAGTTCTGCTATATGTAGTCGGGCTTAGATCGTAAAGCGACGTGAATGTCTTGCTTAGATCAAAATTAACATAGGGGTTTATTTGAACATTTTCATTCGGATTTATTTTTGATCCAAGGCGTTCATTAAAAGACCATCCTGTCGTGTGATATAACAGATCGTTGCTCATAGCGCTTGTTATATTATAGGTAACATTACCATTTAATTCTACGCTGTATTTGTAATCTTCAAGTTGTTTAGAAATATCATATCTGCCAGTCACCGATTTTGTTCCGTTAAGATTTACATAATGAATTTCATTAATACTTTGATAGGTATTTTTACTTGTATCGGAATTATTAAGAACAAGTGGAATACGCTTTTGTAATATGTTAGTAGATATTTGATCATCAACATTCGTTGCATTCAAATTCAAGGATATGTTAATTTTAGAGTCTGGTATATATTTGTTGTAGTATGCATTAACAGAATTGTTAAAAGAAGGTCTAAGGTTGGGGTTGCCGATTACTATATTTCGGGGGTCAGATTTGTCTGTAAATGGCTGAAGATAAAGAAAATTAGGCTCGATATAACCACCTGAATAGCTTAATTGAAATCTTTCTGTTGGTGATAGAGCATATTGGAAACGAAATGACGGTATAATTCTAAAGCTGGAACGTGAGGTGCTTATGTTCAATTCTGTGTTATCGTCAATTTTGGTGCCTCCTATCGAATAAGTAACAGCAGCTGTTCCGATTGTTAAATCAAGCTTCTTGCCATTATATCGGTAATTCATTGTCAAATGTAATTGTGTTGTATTATAATTATAAAAATTATCTAAATTGGTTAGTTCTTTGAGGTACCCATTAGACAATACTGTATCTTGAACAAATGCGGATTTGTTATAAGACTGTCTCAAATCACCTCTAAATTCTAACTGCGAAACGATACCTATAGGCTCGACATATGTTGCTGTGGTTTGAAGTACAAAATTTCTGTTTTTTTGCTTCGTCAATAAATTTACAGCTGAATCTTTTAGCAAAATATCCGATGTACTATCCGAGTAAAAACGGTAGTCTTTGTCAGTTGCTCCTTTTACAGTTGAATTTTGATCGGAAGCACTTAATTGTAAAGATAAATTCCTTCTTGGTTTTTTAAATATATGAATATACAACCCAGTAATACTATAGTTGCTCTTTGTGCTCAGATCCGAACTTGTTCCAATATCTGTATTGTGTTCAAAACCTGTCGTATAGTCATTTAAGTAATCTTGTGTTCCAGTATTATTAATGGCAATATTAGAATAACCAAACGTTGAATTTAACTCTAAAAAATTAGCACTATCTATGTTAAATTGAACCTGAACAGCAGCTTTTTGGTTTTTACTGTTAACTAGTGATGTATTATGTTCATCAAAATTACTAGGGCCAAGACTCGTGTAATTTTGCCCATAATCATTATTTAAAGCTGTATTATTTGTGAAGTCATAGCTGTAACTGCTTACAATTTGAACGTTCTTTCCTAATTGATCTGCGTAACTAAATATTGGTCCTCCTAATTTGGTATATCCAGGGCTGCCGTTGGCGCTAGTTGAAATTTCATCATTAGCGGTTGTTGCGCCAATCTGATTTGGCACTGAAGCGACACCATTCACAGTATTCTTAAAGTCACCTATTATACTTAGTACTTTATCTGCATTTATATGTTGCAATGAGATTTGCCCGTCATACCTGTCATCATTTCCCACCTGTCCACTCGCTTTAACAATCGTACCCAATGATTTGTCAGAATAGGTGGCCACATTCAATATTTTTTTGGGGTCACCTTCTTTAATGCCTGTACGGGCAGCTTGGTCACCATAATCATCAACAATTTGCACTTTCTCAACAATATCTGCAGGTAAATTTTGTATTGCTTGTGCAACGTTGCCTCCTGCAAATTCTTTTCCATTTAACTTTACACCAGTTACTTGCTGGCCCTGATATATTAATTTCCCATCCATACCAACATCCATGCCCTCCATTTTCTTCAATAACTCATCCAAGGTGGCATCCTTAGGTACTTTATAATCTTTGGCGCGATACTCAACTGTATCTTTTTTATATAAGATACTTGGTGTCCCATTTATAGTTACCTGTTTTAGTTCGTGGGGCTGGGCTTCAAGAATAATTGGGTCCAACACAGAGTTACTTTTTTCCTCATTAAAAAAATATTTCTGTATAAATGTTTGTAAACCTATAAAGGAAACGGTGATATTAAATGTTGCAATCTTTACATAGTTAAAAACAAAAATGCCATCATTATTAGTGGTAGTTATTAGCGTGTCTTTCCTTGATTTAAGAATTACCTTGGCGCCGGGTAATGGTTGACTATTCTCGTCTTTAACAATACCGCTTACTTGATGCGAGATTAAAGGTATTGGTTCAGACGGCAATTTATTTCGGCTTGGACTTTGTTGGCTTTGAGCGGATAGCTTGCATATGGACATAAACATAATCATAATTGCAAGTATTAGTTTCATATTATAAAAATTACCTATTGGTATCGTTTGACGTTGCAATTGCTCTGTCGACTATTGTTAACTTAAATTTCAAGTAGATTTGATATGCCCATTATTTTGATGGACTCTCTGAAATCTACCATTTTATGATTTGGCTGTCATTATTCAATTATGGTTAAAATTCGGTTAATTCTAAAGTATAATTCTAAAAAAATTAAATTCGACCTGTGCATGAATATTTGAATCGTTGGTTACCCCATACTAAGTATGAAATTAAATCTGTTAGAAAGACTTGACCAAGATTAAGATTTATGCATTTGCTAACCGAAACTTACTTAGCCGACTTAGCCTTCTCTAAATTTTCCTTTGCAGCTTTCTGCTCTTTATCCGCTTGCTCTGCCTGGGCTTGAGCTGCCATAATCGCGTCCTGCTTTTCCATTTCTTTTTCTGCCTGCTGGTTTAAGCTCTTCGGGTCGTCCGCTAACTTTTTTTCAATGGTTTTAGATACTTCAGGATACAGCGCTTTAACCAGCCAGAAATTATAGGCGTCATCGTTTAGCCTGTCATTTTGGTGATTTAAGTATAAAGCCGTACCAACGGATAAGGATGTAACCACAAAGCATAATACTAAACCGATAATCAGGCTTTTTGACCAGGCCCCGAAATGATGACTGGTTTTTACCCCTATTACTTTGGGCACGGTTGTTACCAGTCGTTTTACCTCGTCGATCTGCTGCTGGATCTTCGCATCGTCATACCGTTTATTAGCCGTTTCAATGCGTGAGGCTATCTGGTCTAATGTTTCTTTGTATTGCTGTAAAAAAGTTTTCAAGAACTCCGGCATTTCAGTTTCTACAACGGCCATCCGGTTAACGAAACCCTGTATCAATTCTTCCAGCATCGTTACTTTTTCCTCTAATTCTTCATTTTGCATAATTCTTCATTTTAAATTTCATTCAATAGTTAAATTGATTCCTACCTGCTTACCCCCTGCGAGTGGGACTGCTCGGCTTCATGTTTTTTCCTTTTTCGCCGGGCTATATCTGCATCGCCCATTGGGTCTGGGGCGGCTGCGACAAATTGCGGCTCTAATAGAATTTGCAGCAAGCCTTTACCACCATCGGGACTATGGCGGTACTCTGAATGTACACTTTGCCGGATGGCCTCCCGTAACTGGCTGGCCAGTGATGACTCATTGGCTTGTCTTGCTGCATGGTATTGTTGTACCTGCTGATTGCGGTTTAAAGTCGCATCTATCTGGACATAGCTCAAACTTCGGTCTATGGCAGAACCTTTTATTTTGATGTCTCCCTTTTCAAAAGAAACTCCTTGTACCTCGCTGGTACCACTACGGAATTTATAAGCGATGTTAATGTCCTGTTTTGCCAGTGCCGCTTCCAATTCTTTCCAGGTGGTTGCCGTTTTCATTGCGGCCTTAATTGCATCATAAAGTTCATACCTGATCTTCTCTTTGCCTTTCAAGGCTTGGCGGTTTACCTGTTCCTTGCCTTCGCCCAAATGGTAGCCATACTTCAAGGTGATTTCCTTACAGGCTTTCACATTTTTAGCGAAGTTGTTTTTATCGCTAATTGTCTTACCATTATTGTCAACGCGGTTATAGATCAGGTGCAAATGGGGGTGATCCCGGTCGCTGTGCCGTACCACTACAAATTGCGTATCACGGATACCTACTTTTTCTAGGTACTCCTTGGCCCGTTCTACCATGATCTCATCACTCAGTTTGTCTAAATCTTCCTTACTCCAACTCAGCACCAGGTGACCGACTGCTTTCCCCAGTTCCGGCCTCATTTTCCGTTGCAAATTAAAGTCGTGCGCCAAGGTACCGGCGTTCTGCATCCGCACACCCTCTGCTGCCAATATCTTAGCTTGCTGCTTATCCACCACGTAGCGGATACAGCCACCGAAGCTTCTTCCCGTAATTGGCTTACCCATCATGGCTACTGATTTTGGTTAATATTTCTTCGATCTGCCTCAGCATAGCTTGGCATTTTAGAGCCAGGGAGAATAGTCCTGCTACGTGTGCCAGATGCGTGAGCTGATTAAGGTTATTAGCCAGCCCTGCCAGCATCCTGAACCAGCCGCTTTCTTCCGGAGTAAAACGCGGAAAAACCTTGGCGCTTTTAGCAGCCCTACGGAACCATTCACTCGGTTTCAGTCCGGCATTTTTCGCCCTGCCTTCAATCAACATCTTTTCAGTAGGCGTTAATCGTATCATCAAAAGATCGCTCCGACTGATTGTTTTCTTTGGCCGTCCCGGTGTTCGCCGCTTCGGTAAATTGTTTTTTTCAGATGTTGCTGCCATGTGCTTATTCCTTCCTTATTCTTAAAAAAAACAGACCAACGGGAGCGAGTTCCGGATCATCCCTTTAGGGTGTATCCGGGTTTTTGTATAGCAAAAACATTAACTCGCTCCTTACAAGTCGTAAAATATGCTGTGATATATACAGCTATCTGTATATATGGCTTCGCCATACGTGAGTTCAAACCTTTGGTTTGTTATCCTTATCGATACGCCGCCATCAGAGCGGCTGTGCAGGACTGCGTTCAAAAAGCAATTGACTTTTTGAAGGGCTTATGATAGCCTTTAAGGGTGTCAATTCAATGGCCTTGCCATTGATGAACCAAGCGGTTTTAATGCGCTCCATTGGCCTTAAAATACCTTCGCTTTTTTACCATTGGTTGTCAGATGCTGTAACGCATCTTCCCTGATCTCATCCGCCGTTTTCTTCCGGCCAGACTTAATCCATTCCATTAATTCCGAACGATAGAAATAAAGGCGCTTCCCGCGCTTATTAACAGGGAGTTCTTTACGGCATACTTTGCTGTAAACAGTTGGAACAGCAAGATCTAAAAATATTGCAGCCTTGGCAACGGGCATAATTTCGTCTTGCTCCGGCGACTGTTCTTGTTGCTGAAGTAAAAGCTGTTCTATGATGTCCAGCTTTTCTTGAATCTTAGTTACCGCCTCGGGTAACTGGTCAAAGGTGAGTGTATCTTTCATTGCGCATTAATTTTGTTTAATGCCGCAATGGTAGGGGCTTGTTTTGCAGGGTTACAAGAGGGTAAGCAGTAACCCTGCACCTACCCCCTTATTTTTTTGTTATTTTTTGTTACGTGATGCGGGAACGATGAAAAATTTGTCTTCTTTTCGTTCAATTTTGAGGATGGGGGATTTGCAGGGGCGGGTCTTTTCGGAGATTAGGCTATGTAAATAGCCCTCCGGTAATTCCCTGGGTTCGGATTGAGGGGAAAGGTATAGGAATTTCGGGGCTATCCATCTTTCGAGGTCGATCATCCGGCAGCCTACAATCAGATTGGCTTCTTTGAGTTGTTTAAAGGCATCGGCCAGTTGGGTAGCGGAACCACGGAACAACAAGGGCTTTACCGGGGCTTCGTCATATAATAACAGTTGCTCCAGTGCCGGATAATCTTCAGGAACAAAATAGGATTTTAATAAGTCAAATAGCTGCCCGGCTGCTCCCTCCCTGAAGGTCGGATAATATCCCACTATTTTAGCAGCGGTCAGCTGTTCTTCACTTACCTCAGCCTCGTCACTTATTTTCGGTACTACCGATATTTCCGGTAAACCGGGTTTTTCGGAATTAGGAATTGTTGAAGTACCGTTAGAAGTTTCAGACTTTGCTTTTTCCACTTCCCGTTTCTTTCTTTCGGCATCCAGCCATTCTTTAAATTCAGCTTCAGACCTTTTTGGTTTAATGGCGGTTTCGGTAGCGTTGATCAGTTCCATTAAGAATTTTTCCCGAAGCTTGACCGATTCGCCCAAATCCTCGCCGAATTTGCCGCTTACCTCGATCTCTGCGTTGGCAGGTTTTAGTCCGTTGACGATAAA
Protein-coding regions in this window:
- a CDS encoding vitamin K epoxide reductase family protein, giving the protein MKKDNIISVLHLLIKELHIPVTSQSVEDELQKHPEFNSLLGISDVLNNWNVPNVAYALSFDELSDADITDPFIAYLSEKQFALVHSLDSKKAIVSDETWSRYVLPIDEFKRKYAGTILVAEKDHDSGERNYVANRQKEIAAKLRIPFVITSCIIFTFFFILHKSDRYDFNGDVIFLNAIKLLGLTTTILLLIQSVDATNPLIQKLCGGDDNENCNAILSSKSAKITDQLNWSELGFFYFSGTWLALFFIGDNSVMRVLAILNLMCLPYTFYSIYYQWRIAKQWCKFCCVVQGLLWLEFGGFLPFLMNTIKLPSLAEWANLIITMMIPIILWIFVKPYIVLSGQVQPLILQLRNFKYSSDLFNKMLHSGAKYSLPKEEYSLIIGNRQAEHTITMVSNPYCQPCSKAHTAMEWIHSRNDVKLQVVFVVNKDDDDKKVGVVTRLMSLQSEQNDLSLKFALDDWYENKNYESWTKRHPVKNLASYSEALQKQSEWCSIAEVAATPTIFINGRKLPANYQPEDIKYLI
- a CDS encoding TonB-dependent receptor, whose product is MKLILAIMIMFMSICKLSAQSQQSPSRNKLPSEPIPLISHQVSGIVKDENSQPLPGAKVILKSRKDTLITTTNNDGIFVFNYVKIATFNITVSFIGLQTFIQKYFFNEEKSNSVLDPIILEAQPHELKQVTINGTPSILYKKDTVEYRAKDYKVPKDATLDELLKKMEGMDVGMDGKLIYQGQQVTGVKLNGKEFAGGNVAQAIQNLPADIVEKVQIVDDYGDQAARTGIKEGDPKKILNVATYSDKSLGTIVKASGQVGNDDRYDGQISLQHINADKVLSIIGDFKNTVNGVASVPNQIGATTANDEISTSANGSPGYTKLGGPIFSYADQLGKNVQIVSSYSYDFTNNTALNNDYGQNYTSLGPSNFDEHNTSLVNSKNQKAAVQVQFNIDSANFLELNSTFGYSNIAINNTGTQDYLNDYTTGFEHNTDIGTSSDLSTKSNYSITGLYIHIFKKPRRNLSLQLSASDQNSTVKGATDKDYRFYSDSTSDILLKDSAVNLLTKQKNRNFVLQTTATYVEPIGIVSQLEFRGDLRQSYNKSAFVQDTVLSNGYLKELTNLDNFYNYNTTQLHLTMNYRYNGKKLDLTIGTAAVTYSIGGTKIDDNTELNISTSRSSFRIIPSFRFQYALSPTERFQLSYSGGYIEPNFLYLQPFTDKSDPRNIVIGNPNLRPSFNNSVNAYYNKYIPDSKINISLNLNATNVDDQISTNILQKRIPLVLNNSDTSKNTYQSINEIHYVNLNGTKSVTGRYDISKQLEDYKYSVELNGNVTYNITSAMSNDLLYHTTGWSFNERLGSKINPNENVQINPYVNFDLSKTFTSLYDLSPTTYSRTSFVIDARVYFLSTFQFNCNISKNYISGIAGYNTNPLVINAGLQSKFLAKKNLTLTFSVFDLLHQNDFVQQIVTPQQVINTTSNSLSRYFLFGLILNLQKWGGTPTRNGKEMHRRGDGSFIH
- a CDS encoding relaxase/mobilization nuclease domain-containing protein; this translates as MMGKPITGRSFGGCIRYVVDKQQAKILAAEGVRMQNAGTLAHDFNLQRKMRPELGKAVGHLVLSWSKEDLDKLSDEIMVERAKEYLEKVGIRDTQFVVVRHSDRDHPHLHLIYNRVDNNGKTISDKNNFAKNVKACKEITLKYGYHLGEGKEQVNRQALKGKEKIRYELYDAIKAAMKTATTWKELEAALAKQDINIAYKFRSGTSEVQGVSFEKGDIKIKGSAIDRSLSYVQIDATLNRNQQVQQYHAARQANESSLASQLREAIRQSVHSEYRHSPDGGKGLLQILLEPQFVAAAPDPMGDADIARRKRKKHEAEQSHSQGVSR
- a CDS encoding MobC family plasmid mobilization relaxosome protein, translating into MAATSEKNNLPKRRTPGRPKKTISRSDLLMIRLTPTEKMLIEGRAKNAGLKPSEWFRRAAKSAKVFPRFTPEESGWFRMLAGLANNLNQLTHLAHVAGLFSLALKCQAMLRQIEEILTKISSHDG
- a CDS encoding helix-turn-helix domain-containing protein, which gives rise to MKDTLTFDQLPEAVTKIQEKLDIIEQLLLQQQEQSPEQDEIMPVAKAAIFLDLAVPTVYSKVCRKELPVNKRGKRLYFYRSELMEWIKSGRKKTADEIREDALQHLTTNGKKAKVF